The following coding sequences lie in one Lepeophtheirus salmonis chromosome 11, UVic_Lsal_1.4, whole genome shotgun sequence genomic window:
- the LOC121126457 gene encoding uncharacterized protein, which translates to MKIIAIFALLFIAVSGEDLEWESCNPDNLGEGDIALSPYPLPVVSGTSLDLKALFDLHKDLDGDVDVELKLVKKGIVSIPIPCIESPSGLHLGSCSYKLEEIVTKYAYFLCPDYFPEGQSCSFPLKAGQYGGEISGIVLPDIPPSISNLAKGTIHGTLSVTRNGEEVFCINGDLKMTN; encoded by the exons ATGAAGATCATTGCCATCTTTGCACTTTTGTTCATTGCCGTGTCTGGAGAGGATCTGGAGTGGGAGTCCTGCAATCCCGATAACTTGGGAGAAGGAGACATTGCCCTCTCTCCTTATCCCCTTCCAGTAGTTAGTGGAACCAGTCTGGATTTGAAAGCCCTCTTTGATCTTCACAAGGACCTCGATGGAGATGTGGATGTTGAACTCAAGTTGGTCAAGAAAGGAATTGTCTCCATTCCCATCCCCTGCATTGAA AGCCCTTCAGGCCTGCATTTGGGCTCTTGTTCCTACAAACTGGAGGAGATTGTCACAAAATATGCGTATTTCTTGTGTCCAGACTATTTTCCAGAGGGCCAAAGCTGTTCTTTCCCTTTGAAGGCAGGACAATATGGAGGTGAGATCTCTGGTATTGTTCTACCTGACATCCCACCTTCCATTTCCAACCTCGCCAAGGGAACCATTCATGGAACTCTCTCTGTGACCAGAAACGGGGAAGAAGTTTTCTGTATCAATGGAGAtttgaaaatgacaaattaa